The following proteins come from a genomic window of Lycium ferocissimum isolate CSIRO_LF1 chromosome 4, AGI_CSIRO_Lferr_CH_V1, whole genome shotgun sequence:
- the LOC132052908 gene encoding ABC transporter G family member 31, whose amino-acid sequence MAASNGSEYFELDVEAQNESFGRRSNAESVAEDEQELMWAALEKLPTRKRTNMALVKRTTDESDDSVGGKTDTVDVRKLDRDTRQLVVDRAMATSEQDNYKLLAGVKERLDRVGLEIPKLEVRYEDITITANVNVGSRALPTLLNSFRDVCENILTGLRIFRPKKHSLTILNNVSGAVKPGRMTLLLGPPGSGKTSLLLALSGKLDKALKKRGIITYNGHKLDEFCVQRTSAYISQTDNHIAELTVRETVDFAARCQGASQGFADYMKDLDRLEKERNIRPNSEIDAYMKASSVGGKKHSVSTDYVLKVLGLDICSDTIVGNDMMRGVSGGQRKRVTTGEMIVGPRKTLFMDEISTGLDSSTTYQIVKCLRNFVHLMDGTLMMALLQPAPETFELFDDLVLLSEGYVVYHGPRADVIEFFESLGFQLPPRKGVADFLQEVTSRKDQAQYWADNSRPYEFIPVHAIAEAFRNSRHGQELKSFLSIPYDRSKGHPSALATTKFAVPRWELFKACFSREWLLMTRHSFLYIFRTFQVAFVGFVTCTMFLKTRIHPTDLVNGNLYLSCLFFALIHMMFNGFSELPMLIFRLPVFYKQRDNLFYPAWSWAFCSWILRLPYSVIEAVVWSCVVYWSVGFTPGAERFFRYMFALFAVHQMGMGLFRSVASIARDLVISNTIASACLLVTFLLGGFIVPKAMIKPWWVWAFWVSPLTYGQRAISVNEFTSTRWMEKTTIGNVTLGNSILQSHSIPTTNDWYWVGVGALLLYILFFNVILALALAILNPIRKSQAIVSPEEIGQKSATDGSSKKSESNRDAGQEMTQKKGMILPFQPLTMTFHNVKYFVDMPKEMSSEGIPERKLQLLSNVSGVFSPGVLTALVGSSGAGKTTLMDCLAGRKTSGYIEGDIKISGYPKQQQTFARVSGYVEQNDIHSPQVTVFESLWFSSYLRLPKEVNKEQRAEFVKEVMDLVELNSLKNALVGMPGSSGLSTEQRKRLTIAVELVANPSIIFMDEPTSGLDARAAAIVMRTVRNTVDTGRTVVCTIHQPSIDIFEAFDELLLMKRGGQVIYGGKLGEKSQTMIDYFQSIPGIPPIPSGYNPATWMLEISTPAAEERIGEDFAILYRNSEQFRGVEASIKQLSVPPENSEPLNFTTTYSQGAFSQFRLCLWKQRLVYWRSPSYNAVRLFFTTLSALILGSIFWDVGSRRDSTQNLFVVMGALYSSCLFLGVNNASSVQPVVAIERTVFYREKAAGMYSALPYAAAQGLVEIPYIFMQTILYGVITYFMINFERTAAKFFLYLVFMFLTFSYFTFYGMMAVGLTPNQHLAAVISSAFYSLWNLMSGFLVPLPSIPGWWLWFYYISPVAWTLRGIISSQLGDVEEIISGPGFEGTVKQYLEVSLGFGPGWIGWSAVILVAFSLLFFGVFAISVKILNFQKR is encoded by the exons aTGGCGGCGTCGAACGGGAGTGAGTATTTTGAACTAGATGTGGAGGCACAGAATGAGAGTTTCGGTAGGCGTTCGAATGCGGAATCGGTAGCGGAAGATGAGCAGGAGTTGATGTGGGCGGCATTAGAGAAATTGCCTACACGGAAGCGAACGAATATGGCTTTGGTGAAGCGAACAACGGATGAATCTGATGATAGTGTAGGAGGAAAGACTGATactgttgatgtgagaaaactTGATAGGGATACTCGCCAGCTTGTTGTTGATAGAGCAATGGCTACTTCTGAACAGGATAATTACAAGTTGCTTGCTGGGGTGAAAGAGCGTCTCGATAG AGTGGGATTGGAGATTCCTAAACTTGAAGTTCGATATGAGGATATAACAATTACAGCAAATGTGAATGTTGGCTCCAGAGCTTTGCCTACTTTGCTGAATTCATTCCGTGATGTCTGCGAG AATATATTGACTGGACTGAGGATATTCCGTCCTAAGAAACACTCTCTTACCATTTTGAATAACGTCAGTGGTGCTGTAAAACCTGGGAG GATGACACTGCTCCTGGGACCTCCTGGTTCTGGAAAAACTTCATTGCTTTTAGCGCTTTCGGGGAAGCTTGATAAGGCCTTAAAG AAAAGAGGGATTATCACATATAATGGACATAAGCTGGATGAATTTTGTGTGCAAAGAACTTCAGCTTACATAAGTCAGACAGATAATCATATCGCTGAGTTAACTGTAAGAGAAACTGTAGATTTTGCGGCTAGATGCCAAGGTGCAAGTCAAGGTTTTGCAG ATTATATGAAAGATCTTGATCGTCTAGAGAAGGAAAGAAATATACGTCCAAACTCTGAAATAGATGCATATATGAAG GCATCTTCTGTTGGTGGTAAGAAGCACAGCGTGTCTACAGACTACGTCTTGAAAGTTCTTGGTCTAGATATATGCTCAGATACAATAGTTGGCAATGACATGATGAGAGGAGTTTCAGGTGGACAAAGGAAGAGAGTTACGACAG GAGAAATGATAGTCGGGCCCAGGAAAACACTTTTCATGGATGAAATATCTACTGGACTTGATAGCTCTACGACGTACCAAATTGTCAAGTGCTTAAGAAATTTTGTTCATTTAATGGACGGAACTTTGATGATGGCTCTTCTTCAACCTGCACCTGAGACTTTTGAATTGTTTGATGATCTGGTATTACTCTCTGAAGGATATGTTGTGTACCATGGTCCCCGAGCAGATGTTATTGAATTCTTTGAATCATTAGGATTTCAATTGCCACCCCGTAAGGGCGTTGCAGATTTTCTTCAAGAG GTTACCTCAAGAAAGGATCAGGCACAATACTGGGCTGATAATTCCAGACCATATGAATTCATTCCTGTTCATGCAATAGCTGAAGCGTTTAGAAACTCCAGACATGGTCAGGAGTTAAAATCCTTCCTTTCTATTCCATATGATAGATCAAAAGGCCATCCTTCAGCTCTAGCTACAACGAAGTTTGCTGTTCCCAGATGGGAGCTCTTTAAAGCTTGTTTCTCGAGAGAATGGCTTCTAATGACTAGGCATAGTTTTCTTTATATCTTCAGAACATTTCAG GTTGCTTTCGTTGGATTTGTAACATGCACAATGTTTCTAAAAACACGGATACATCCCACAGATTTGGTGAACGGCAACTTATATCTTTCCTGCTTATTTTTCGCTCTGATTCACATGATGTTCAATGGATTTTCAGAACTGCCTATGTTAATATTTCGCCTCCCAGTATTCTATAAGCAAAGGGATAATTTGTTCTATCCTGCATGGTCATGGGCCTTCTGTAGTTGGATTCTGCGTTTACCTTACTCGGTAATTGAAGCTGTCGTATGGTCTTGTGTTGTGTACTGGTCTGTAGGTTTCACACCTGGTGCTGAGAG GTTTTTCCGCTACATGTTTGCACTCTTTGCAGTACACCAGATGGGAATGGGTCTTTTTCGATCAGTAGCTTCTATCGCACGAGATTTAGTTATCTCAAATACCATTGCATCAGCTTGCCTGCTCGTCACATTTTTGTTGGGCGGTTTTATTGTGCCAAAAG CAATGATCAAGCCATGGTGGGTATGGGCCTTTTGGGTTTCACCATTGACCTATGGACAACGAGCTATTTCAGTTAATGAATTTACTTCCACACGATGGATGGAG AAAACAACCATTGGAAATGTTACTCTTGGGAATTCCATTCTGCAATCGCACAGCATACCAACAACCAATGATTGGTATTGGGTGGGAGTAGGTGCTTTATTGCTCTACATTTTGTTCTTCAACGTTATTCTGGCTTTAGCCTTGGCTATTCTCAACC CAATAAGAAAATCCCAGGCAATTGTCTCACCAGAAGAAATTGGTCAAAAATCAGCAACTGATG GAAGTAGTAAGAAGTCTGAGTCAAATAGGGACGCTGGCCAGGAGATGACTCAAAAAAAGGGGATGATACTGCCATTCCAACCACTGACAATGACTTTCCATAATGTCAAATACTTTGTTGACATGCCAAAG GAAATGAGTTCAGAAGGAATACCTGAAAGGAAGCTGCAACTACTGTCAAATGTTAGTGGAGTATTCTCTCCCGGTGTTCTTACCGCATTGGTCGGTTCGAGTGGAGCGGGAAAAACCACATTGATGGATTGCCTAGCTGGAAGGAAAACCTCTGGATATATAGAGGGTGACATTAAAATATCAGGATACCCCAAACAACAGCAGACTTTTGCTAGAGTTTCAGGATATGTTGAGCAAAATGATATACATTCTCCTCAAGTCACAGTTTTTGAATCCCTATGGTTTTCTTCTTATCTACGTCTTCCCAAAGAAGTGAATAAGGAACAAAGAGCG GAGTTTGTCAAAGAGGTAATGGATTTGGTAGAACTTAACTCTCTAAAGAATGCTTTGGTAGGCATGCCTGGCAGTTCTGGCTTATCAACAGAACAAAGAAAGCGCTTGACAATTGCAGTGGAACTTGTGGCAAAtccttccataattttcatggaTGAACCTACATCTGGGCTTGATGCACGAGCAGCAGCCATTGTAATGCGAACTGTTCGTAATACTGTAGACACCGGCAGAACTGTTGTTTGCACGATCCATCAGCCAAGTATCGATATTTTTGAAGCATTTGACGAG CTGCTTCTTATGAAACGCGGAGGACAAGTGATATATGGGGGAAAGCTTGGGGAGAAGTCACAAACTATGATTGACTACTTTCAG AGTATTCCTGGGATACCCCCAATTCCTAGTGGTTACAATCCTGCAACCTGGATGCTTGAGATAAGTACGCCAGCTGCTGAAGAAAGAATAGGAGAAGATTTTGCAATACTATACAGAAATTCTGAGCAGTTCAG gGGAGTGGAAGCTTCAATTAAGCAGCTGAGCGTCCCACCTGAGAACTCAGAACCTCTAAATTTCACCACCACGTACAGTCAAGGTGCATTTTCTCAGTTTAGGCTCTGTCTCTGGAAGCAAAGACTTGTATATTGGAGAAGTCCGTCCTATAATGCTGTTAGGTTGTTCTTCACAACATTGAGTGCTCTGATTCTCGGttctatattttgggatgtcgGTTCGAGAAG GGACTCAACTCAAAATTTGTTCGTTGTTATGGGTGCGCTTTATTCTTCATGCTTGTTCCTGGGGGTCAATAATGCTTCTTCTGTACAGCCAGTAGTCGCCATTGAGAGAACAGTTTTCTACAGGGAGAAAGCAGCTGGAATGTACTCTGCCTTACCATATGCAGCAGCTCAG GGGCTAGTCGAAATTCCATACATTTTCATGCAGACCATATTATATGGAGTTATCACATATTTCATGATCAACTTTGAAAGGACTGCTG CCAAATTTTTCCTATATCTAGTGTTCATGTTTCTGACGTTCAGCTATTTCACCTTTTACGGCATGATGGCCGTTGGTCTTACGCCAAATCAACATTTGGCTGCTGTCATTTCATCTGCATTCTATTCGTTGTGGAACCTCATGTCTGGCTTTCTTGTTCCACTACCT AGCATCCCTGGATGGTGGCTATGGTTCTACTACATCAGCCCAGTGGCGTGGACGTTGCGAGGCATTATTAGCTCTCAACTTGGTGATGTCGAAGAAATTATTTCAGGACCCGGATTTGAAGGCACTGTTAAACAGTATCTGGAGGTCAGTCTAGGTTTTGGACCTGGATGGATTGGGTGGTCAGCTGTCATACTTGTTGCATTTAGCTTGCTCTTCTTCGGTGTCTTTGCAATATCAGTCAAAATTCTCAACTTCCAAAAAAGATGA
- the LOC132054700 gene encoding uncharacterized protein LOC132054700, which produces MAEKLAPETRHSFVHNGQKVFEWDQTLEELNIYITLPENVPKKLFYCKIESKRLEVGIKGNPPYLNHDLMSPVKTDCSFWTLEDDILHVTLQKRDKGQTWSSPIMGQGQLDPYASDLEQKRLMLQRFQEENPGFDFSQAQFSGNCPDPRTFMGGIGST; this is translated from the exons ATGGCTGAAAAATTGGCCCCTGAGACACGTCACAGCTTCGTCCACAATG GCCAGAAGGTGTTCGAGTGGGACCAAACGCTTGAAGAGTTGAACATTTACATAACTCTTCCAGAAAATGTCCCTAAGAAGCTATTTTATTGCAAGATTGAGTCTAAGCGTTTGGAAGTTGGGATCAAAGGCAATCCCCCTTACCTTAAT CACGATCTTATGAGCCCTGTTAAGACCGATTGTTCCTTCTGGACTCTAG AGGATGATATACTGCATGTAACTTTACAGAAGAGGGATAAAGGTCAGACATGGTCTTCTCCTATAATGGGCCAAGGGCAATTGGATCCTTATGCCAGTGATCTTGAACAGAAAAGGCTCATGCTTCAAAGGTTCCAAGAAGAG AATCCCGGTTTTGACTTCTCACAGGCACAATTCTCCGGGAATTGTCCTGATCCAAGGACCTTCATGGGGGGAATTGGCTCAACTTGA